The following are encoded together in the Nitrospiria bacterium genome:
- a CDS encoding UPF0175 family protein — protein MAKTVSLRMDEDNYSFLKKWAKAEKEDLSKAVREVVDKGRVMLAIEKYKKGEASLGKAGEVAGLPVGQMITVLAEYGVESNLEKEDYQKGLENLKEVW, from the coding sequence ATGGCAAAAACTGTTAGTCTTCGGATGGATGAAGACAATTATTCGTTTTTGAAAAAATGGGCCAAGGCAGAAAAGGAAGACCTTTCCAAAGCTGTGCGAGAAGTGGTTGATAAGGGTCGGGTCATGTTAGCCATTGAGAAATATAAGAAAGGAGAAGCTTCCTTGGGCAAAGCGGGCGAAGTGGCAGGTCTGCCCGTTGGGCAGATGATTACCGTATTGGCCGAGTATGGGGTAGAAAGTAATCTAGAAAAGGAAGATTATCAGAAGGGTTTAGAAAACCTAAAGGAAGTGTGGTGA
- a CDS encoding metal ABC transporter permease, producing MLEMLSIPFMRQAIFASSILALMLGYLGIHVVKRRIVFVDLAIAQLSAVGVAVAMLLDSNPLVFSLIFTLVGASLISLPEYEERIPQEAIMGIIYAVASAGAVLLIAKIPHGEADILNLFFGNILGVTSKHIIIILVVFGFVTLTHLILSQNFIRAAETSTAEQSSKGHRRLWNLIFYLTLALVIAVAIRAAGVLLVFSTLVIPAVTALLFFQRFSHLVFMALGIGLLATWTGMYSSFQFDLPTGPTIVTALGGWLLFASLVKMSIIYLKKNKP from the coding sequence ATGCTGGAAATGCTCTCTATTCCTTTTATGCGACAGGCCATTTTTGCAAGCTCGATTCTGGCCTTGATGTTGGGCTATTTAGGCATCCATGTGGTGAAACGCCGAATTGTTTTTGTAGATTTGGCCATTGCTCAGTTATCCGCCGTGGGTGTGGCAGTGGCAATGTTATTGGATTCCAATCCCCTGGTGTTTTCTTTAATATTTACACTGGTGGGGGCAAGTCTTATATCTCTTCCCGAATACGAAGAGAGGATTCCACAAGAGGCCATTATGGGAATTATTTATGCAGTGGCCTCGGCGGGAGCCGTATTGCTGATTGCAAAAATTCCCCATGGAGAAGCGGACATTCTTAACCTGTTTTTTGGAAATATCTTAGGGGTTACTTCTAAACATATCATTATAATACTCGTGGTTTTTGGTTTTGTTACCTTAACCCATCTAATACTTTCACAAAATTTCATTCGAGCGGCTGAAACTTCTACTGCCGAGCAATCAAGTAAAGGACATAGACGGCTTTGGAATTTAATTTTTTATCTCACTTTAGCTTTGGTCATCGCCGTAGCCATTCGAGCTGCTGGAGTCCTTTTGGTGTTTAGCACCTTGGTAATACCAGCCGTAACCGCATTGTTGTTTTTTCAACGATTTTCTCACCTGGTTTTTATGGCTTTGGGAATTGGACTTTTGGCAACATGGACCGGAATGTATAGCTCTTTTCAATTTGACCTTCCCACTGGACCCACAATCGTAACCGCTCTTGGGGGTTGGCTACTTTTTGCTAGTTTGGTGAAGATGTCAATTATTTATCTTAAAAAGAATAAACCATAA
- a CDS encoding metal ABC transporter substrate-binding protein: MLDPENGKIISRTISQRLSEISPQHAPIFQNNQKAFETQLNNAIAKWEDQLKPYQGIKVVAYHNSWAYFVKRFGFNVVGYVEPKPGIPPSPAHVNSLIPLMKKEDVKLIIMEPYFSQSIPNLLARETGATVLVLPPSVGGKKGIKTYIDLFDHLVEKISTNLLKGT; encoded by the coding sequence TTGCTAGATCCCGAAAACGGAAAAATAATATCTCGAACCATTTCCCAACGTTTGAGTGAAATTAGCCCTCAACATGCACCTATCTTTCAAAACAACCAAAAGGCCTTTGAAACTCAACTGAATAATGCCATTGCAAAGTGGGAGGATCAACTCAAACCTTATCAAGGGATAAAAGTTGTTGCCTACCATAATAGCTGGGCCTATTTTGTAAAAAGGTTTGGCTTTAACGTGGTGGGGTACGTTGAACCTAAACCGGGTATTCCCCCGTCCCCAGCCCATGTTAATAGTCTAATTCCTTTAATGAAAAAAGAAGATGTAAAACTCATCATTATGGAACCCTACTTTAGCCAATCGATTCCCAACCTATTGGCAAGGGAAACCGGGGCTACCGTTTTGGTTTTGCCACCCTCCGTGGGCGGGAAAAAGGGAATCAAGACCTACATAGATCTTTTTGACCACCTTGTGGAGAAAATCTCTACAAACTTATTAAAGGGGACATAG
- a CDS encoding metal ABC transporter substrate-binding protein produces MKKGIIFLISIFLMKGLVWAAPLKVITTTEDLAAISKTVGGDMVTVESLTRGAQDPHFLEARPSHMLKASRADLFIQVGLDLEVGWVPSLLMGARNQKIHLGSSGFLDASQTISPLDVMTVPVDRSKGDVHPFGNPHYC; encoded by the coding sequence ATGAAAAAAGGTATTATCTTTTTAATTTCAATTTTTTTAATGAAAGGCCTGGTCTGGGCTGCTCCCTTAAAAGTCATCACCACCACAGAAGACTTAGCTGCCATTTCAAAGACGGTGGGAGGGGACATGGTAACCGTTGAAAGTTTAACCCGTGGAGCGCAAGATCCCCACTTTTTAGAGGCAAGACCAAGCCATATGCTCAAGGCCTCAAGGGCAGATCTTTTTATTCAGGTAGGACTGGATTTAGAAGTGGGATGGGTTCCGTCCCTTTTAATGGGAGCCAGAAACCAGAAGATCCACTTGGGATCTTCTGGATTTTTGGACGCTTCCCAAACCATTTCCCCTTTGGATGTGATGACGGTTCCCGTTGACCGTTCCAAAGGGGACGTCCATCCCTTTGGAAACCCTCACTATTGCTAG
- a CDS encoding zinc-regulated TonB-dependent outer membrane receptor, protein MHYVLIVLLLIFFSKPATAQGGPVSQAKNLFNPEISLNGIFSAAYHSKPENLQFGAHDPTDRGFNLQNLELSLGSTVDPYFRAEAHLIFGLEDGESFIEVEEAFITTLDLPHQLQLIGGQFFTRFGRFNPQHPHIWNFVDQQIINNRIFGGDALRNLGVQLSWLSPLPFYLELIGSVQNAKGETATSFLWADGEMVGGHPIGERTVNGLDDYLYMGRIKTAWTPSDTQEMIIGTSGLYGPNGSGTNTDTIILGMDFYHKWKPVMSQRGFPFTSVQAEAMWRRYEAGDITGLGLSEEIFRDYGFYGQGLWGFMERLVAGARVEYSNGNADNASDPLRDRRWRVSPSLTRYFSEFSKLRLQYNADFAEHLNDKALHAVFLQFEFLIGKHGAHSF, encoded by the coding sequence ATGCATTATGTTCTTATTGTTTTATTGTTGATTTTCTTTTCTAAACCAGCAACAGCTCAGGGAGGACCTGTATCCCAAGCAAAAAACCTTTTTAACCCTGAGATTTCCTTGAACGGAATATTTTCAGCGGCATATCATTCAAAGCCAGAAAATCTTCAATTTGGAGCCCATGATCCAACTGACCGGGGGTTTAACCTACAAAACCTGGAGCTGTCTTTAGGGTCTACCGTAGATCCCTATTTTCGAGCGGAAGCCCACCTCATTTTTGGTTTAGAAGATGGAGAATCCTTTATAGAGGTGGAGGAAGCTTTTATCACAACCTTGGATTTACCCCATCAACTCCAGCTCATTGGGGGTCAATTTTTTACACGGTTTGGGCGGTTTAATCCCCAGCATCCCCATATCTGGAATTTTGTGGATCAACAAATAATCAACAATCGCATATTCGGGGGAGATGCGCTTAGAAATTTGGGAGTGCAGCTTTCTTGGCTTTCTCCGCTTCCCTTTTACCTTGAGCTCATTGGAAGCGTGCAAAACGCAAAAGGAGAGACCGCAACAAGTTTTTTATGGGCCGACGGTGAAATGGTGGGAGGCCACCCCATTGGAGAACGGACCGTGAACGGGTTAGATGATTATTTATATATGGGACGGATCAAGACCGCCTGGACTCCTTCAGATACACAAGAAATGATCATCGGTACTTCGGGATTATATGGTCCCAATGGAAGCGGAACAAACACCGATACGATCATTCTTGGGATGGATTTCTATCACAAATGGAAACCGGTTATGTCTCAAAGAGGATTTCCATTCACGTCTGTACAAGCTGAAGCGATGTGGCGTCGTTATGAAGCGGGGGATATTACGGGATTGGGGCTATCTGAAGAAATTTTTAGGGATTATGGTTTCTATGGTCAAGGGCTTTGGGGGTTTATGGAGCGCTTGGTGGCTGGGGCACGTGTTGAGTATTCCAACGGAAATGCAGACAATGCGTCTGACCCCCTTCGTGACCGACGTTGGCGTGTATCTCCCAGTCTGACACGGTATTTTAGTGAATTTTCAAAACTGCGATTACAATATAACGCCGATTTTGCAGAGCATTTAAACGATAAAGCCCTTCACGCTGTTTTCTTGCAATTTGAATTTTTAATTGGAAAACATGGAGCCCATTCCTTTTAA